GCGGCCTCTTACGTACCCAAGTCCTGTCTGGCAGGCGGTGGTTCACCCAGGTGGACCACCGCCTGTCGCGCTTTTCTACCGGCGTACGAGCCGGAACACCCTGATCTCCCGCTCCACCCGGGCCTGGTACGCCGCGTACGGCGGCCAGAACGCCAGCAGCGCCTGCCACGCCGCCGCCCGCTCCTCGCCCGCCAGCAGCCGGGCCGTGACCGGGACGTCCCGGCCCTTCCAGTTGATCTCCGCGTCGGGATGCGCGAGCAGGTTGTGGCTCCAGGCGGGGTGCCCCGGCCGCCCGAAGTTGGACCCGACGAGGATCCAGCAGCGCCCGCCGTCCTCCGGCATGCAGGCCAGGGGCGTACGGCGGGGCAGCCCGCTCCTCGCCCCGGTGGTGGTCAGCACCACACCCGGCAGGAGCTGCGCGCTGAGCAGCACCTTTCCCCTGGTGAGCCGGTGGACGGCCCGGTCGAGGGCGGGCACCACGTGCGGTGCCACGCGCGCGAAGCCCCTGGTCGACGACACCTTCTGCACCACGCGCGC
This is a stretch of genomic DNA from Streptomyces hawaiiensis. It encodes these proteins:
- a CDS encoding nitroreductase family deazaflavin-dependent oxidoreductase, whose product is MRGARVVQKVSSTRGFARVAPHVVPALDRAVHRLTRGKVLLSAQLLPGVVLTTTGARSGLPRRTPLACMPEDGGRCWILVGSNFGRPGHPAWSHNLLAHPDAEINWKGRDVPVTARLLAGEERAAAWQALLAFWPPYAAYQARVEREIRVFRLVRR